One region of Carya illinoinensis cultivar Pawnee chromosome 8, C.illinoinensisPawnee_v1, whole genome shotgun sequence genomic DNA includes:
- the LOC122274750 gene encoding nuclear transcription factor Y subunit B-4-like, with amino-acid sequence MDDEQDRLLPIANVGRIMKQILPPTAKISKEAKQTIQECSTEFISFVTAEASDKCHKENRKTVNGDDICWALSTLGFDNYSEAMVWYLYKHREAERQKPDQNKTGRSNPHVQDKQLEESNYGNNQLGKQNNENPSSYSVGV; translated from the coding sequence ATGGATGACGAGCAAGATAGGTTGCTGCCAATTGCAAACGTGGGTCGGATAATGAAGCAAATTCTTCCCCCAACTGCGAAGATTTCCAAGGAAGCCAAGCAAACCATACAAGAGTGTTCGACAGAGTTCATTAGTTTTGTTACTGCCGAGGCATCCGACAAGTGTCACAAGGAGAATCGCAAGACTGTGAATGGGGATGACATCTGTTGGGCTCTGAGTACTCTAGGGTTTGATAACTATTCTGAGGCCATGGTGTGGTACTTATATAAACACAGGGAGGCTGAAAGGCAGAAACCTGACCAAAACAAAACTGGCAGGAGTAATCCTCATGTTCAAGACAAGCAGCTTGAAGAATCAAACTACGGAAATAACCAACTTGGgaagcaaaataatgaaaatcCAAGCTCTTACTCCGTTGGAGTTTAG
- the LOC122274656 gene encoding uncharacterized protein LOC122274656, with protein MERESSLDDEPQVEANNTTEGASSSDFNQTWDEYQEWRWQDNTHLDHMTILLAAVEEEESIGQVVERMPQHNIGLRGREYIVAILNGHPKNCRNMFRMEVYAFQALCNTLHTNAILESTREVSVEEVVAMFTFTVGHGTIQRVTGDRFQHSSETVNRHVNAVMRELCRLAPKVIAPTHVTGVVPYIESNPKHYTWFEKCYGAIDGTYIDTWVLAEATNAYISRYHLVSKNVLAACDFDMKFTFIYAGWEGTAHDARIFMNALTRLRINFPLPPEGYYYLVDSAYLCTQGFLPPYPRVRYHSNSDHYEDQTNVDNLDHILHTPDMSSGATQAMAATRKSIAQPMWAHRSAN; from the exons ATGGAAAGAGAAAGTAGTTTAGACGATGAGCCCCAGGTGGAGGCCAACAACACGACTGAAGGTGCATCAAGTAGTGACTTCAATCAAACATGGGACGAATACCAAGAATGGAGGTGGCAAGATAACACACATTTGGATCACATGACCATTCTATTAGCTGCCGTAGAAGAGGAGGAATCTATAGGGCAAGTGGTTGAGCGAATGCCGCAGCATAACATTGGCTTACGCGGACGAGAGTATATAGTCGCAATCCTCAATGGACATCCCAAGAATTGTAGAAATATGTTCCGGATGGAAGTTTATGCATTCCAAGCGTTATGCAATACATTACACACGAATGCCATTCTGGAATCGACAAGAGAGGTTTCTGTAGAGGAAGTCGTTGCAATGTTTACATTTACCGTCGGACATGGGACAATTCAACGAGTCACAGGTGACCGATTTCAACATTCGAGTGAAACCGTTAATCGACATGTCAACGCAGTGATGCGAGAACTATGTCGCCTTGCACCTAAGGTGATTGCACCTACACATGTCACTGGGGTGGTGCCTTATATTGAAAGCAATCCCAAACATTATACATGGTTTGAG AAATGTTATGGAGCAATTGACGGAACTTATATTGACACATGGGTGCTCGCCGAGGCAACTAATGCATATATATCTCGGTATCACCTAGTTAGCAAAAATGTGCTGGCAGCCTGTGATTTTGATATGAAATTCACGTTCATATATGCTGGGTGGGAGGGCACTGCCCATGATGCACGCATATTTATGAATGCGTTGACTCGTCTAAGGATCAATTTTCCATTGCCTCCTGAgg gtTATTATTACTTAGTAGATTCCGCCTATCTGTGTACTCAGGGATTTTTGCCTCCATATCCTAGGGTGCGATATCACAG CAATTCGGATCATTATGAAGACCAGACAAATGTAGATAACCTGGATCATATATTGCATACTCCTGACATGTCATCTGGGGCGACACAAGCCATGGCTGCAACCAGGAAATCTATCGCACAACCTATGTGGGCACATAGGAGTGCGAATTGa